A single Nodosilinea sp. PGN35 DNA region contains:
- a CDS encoding amidase: MNSVDLAFLPALEQARLIRHREISPLELAELYLERIERLNPALGAYVTVMAEQALADAKAKTEHLASNPEDLPPLFGVTVSVKDLNPVEGVACAYGIKAACDRIAPQDDYIVSKLRQAGMIILGKTATSQLGSLPYTEPPGFPPARNPWNLDYTPGGSSGGGAAALAAGLCAISQGSDGGGSLRGPAFCCGLVGMKASRGRISFSPLGERLNGLAVNGPLGRTVADTAALLDVLSGYELGDPYWLPDPEPSFLAGLDAPPRPLRIGYTTRLDPIGEVDPVCRQAIYETVQQVEDLGHSAEEVTFPNLENLIEPFVVVWECVVAELGVPWIVLEKMNRWLYWRAWRINSGAYLRAVAQLQLVARQIVQFCHPYDVLILPVYMHPTIKVGEWKGLRSPKILDSVINWVAPCPPFNASGQPALAIPQGFAPSGVPIGVQLVGRPADEATLLALAAQLEQVGSWKHQRPAFATGAETTLP, translated from the coding sequence ATGAATTCAGTCGATCTCGCCTTCTTGCCCGCCCTCGAACAGGCTCGGCTAATTCGCCATAGAGAGATCTCGCCCCTGGAGCTAGCAGAACTCTACCTGGAGCGCATTGAGCGGCTCAACCCGGCCCTGGGGGCCTACGTGACGGTGATGGCCGAGCAGGCCCTGGCCGACGCCAAAGCCAAAACCGAGCATTTGGCGAGCAACCCTGAGGATTTACCGCCGCTGTTTGGGGTTACCGTCTCGGTCAAAGACCTGAACCCGGTGGAGGGGGTGGCCTGCGCCTATGGCATTAAGGCCGCCTGCGATCGCATTGCCCCCCAGGACGACTACATCGTCAGTAAGCTGCGCCAGGCGGGGATGATTATTTTGGGCAAAACCGCTACCTCCCAGCTGGGCTCGTTGCCCTACACCGAGCCGCCGGGCTTTCCCCCCGCCCGCAACCCGTGGAACTTAGACTACACCCCAGGGGGCTCCAGCGGTGGTGGGGCAGCGGCCCTGGCGGCGGGGCTGTGCGCCATATCCCAGGGCTCCGATGGCGGGGGCTCTCTGCGGGGGCCAGCCTTTTGCTGCGGGCTGGTGGGCATGAAAGCCTCGCGGGGGCGCATTAGCTTTTCACCCCTGGGGGAGCGGCTCAACGGGCTGGCGGTGAATGGCCCCCTGGGGCGCACCGTCGCCGACACGGCAGCGCTGCTCGATGTGCTGAGCGGTTACGAACTGGGGGATCCCTACTGGCTACCCGATCCCGAGCCCTCGTTTTTGGCGGGGCTCGACGCACCGCCTCGACCCCTGCGAATTGGCTATACCACCCGCCTCGATCCGATTGGTGAGGTTGACCCGGTGTGCCGACAGGCGATCTATGAAACCGTGCAGCAGGTCGAAGACCTGGGCCACAGCGCCGAAGAGGTGACCTTCCCTAATCTGGAAAACCTGATTGAGCCCTTTGTGGTGGTGTGGGAGTGCGTCGTCGCAGAGCTGGGTGTGCCCTGGATTGTCTTAGAAAAAATGAATCGCTGGCTCTACTGGCGGGCCTGGCGCATCAACAGCGGCGCTTACCTGCGGGCGGTGGCTCAGCTCCAGCTGGTGGCTCGCCAAATTGTGCAGTTCTGCCATCCCTACGACGTGCTGATCTTGCCGGTGTACATGCACCCAACGATTAAAGTGGGGGAGTGGAAAGGGTTGCGATCGCCCAAAATTCTCGACAGCGTCATCAACTGGGTCGCCCCTTGCCCACCCTTCAACGCCAGCGGTCAGCCAGCCCTGGCCATTCCCCAGGGGTTTGCCCCCAGCGGCGTACCCATCGGGGTGCAGCTGGTGGGCCGCCCCGCTGATGAAGCCACCCTGCTGGCGCTGGCCGCCCAGCTTGAGCAAGTAGGCTCGTGGAAGCACCAGCGTCCTGCCTTCGCCACCGGGGCCGAAACCACGTTGCCCTAG
- a CDS encoding late competence development ComFB family protein has product MTIEKIVEQALQDGYLTPAMEAEVGRICDTAAELSIEEYMALDRLMGALLTGEVVAVPRKQFINVMEELVLTEAISRVAEIESTSDKTLDLGDIAAYALNRLPPLYATTEEGANFQRENARGELSALIADQVQQAISRNLDQPDFYPERQTIQKKTGDNVLHQVSSLLQDHAHKFEPASKA; this is encoded by the coding sequence ATGACTATCGAAAAAATTGTTGAGCAAGCCCTCCAAGATGGCTACCTCACCCCCGCTATGGAAGCTGAGGTAGGGCGCATTTGCGATACCGCCGCTGAGCTGTCCATCGAAGAATACATGGCCCTCGATCGCCTGATGGGTGCCCTGCTGACCGGCGAGGTGGTGGCTGTACCCCGCAAACAGTTCATCAACGTGATGGAAGAACTGGTGCTGACCGAGGCAATTTCGCGGGTGGCCGAGATTGAGTCTACCTCCGACAAAACTCTCGATTTAGGCGATATCGCCGCCTACGCCCTCAACCGGCTGCCGCCCCTCTATGCCACCACCGAAGAGGGGGCCAATTTTCAGCGGGAAAACGCCCGCGGTGAGCTATCTGCCCTGATTGCTGACCAGGTGCAGCAGGCGATTTCTCGCAACCTCGACCAGCCCGACTTTTACCCCGAGCGCCAAACCATTCAGAAGAAAACGGGCGACAACGTGCTGCACCAGGTCAGCTCCCTGCTGCAAGACCATGCCCACAAGTTCGAGCCAGCCTCAAAGGCTTAG
- a CDS encoding RNA-binding protein hfq, producing the protein MSQEFATGFPSVRQVQNLIRDQASVEVKLITGDIIGGRVVWQDPQCICIETEDQSKHQIWKQAIGFLKYS; encoded by the coding sequence ATGTCTCAAGAGTTTGCCACCGGATTTCCAAGTGTGCGGCAGGTTCAAAACCTGATTCGCGATCAGGCCTCTGTTGAGGTCAAGCTCATCACTGGCGACATTATTGGGGGCCGGGTCGTCTGGCAAGATCCCCAGTGCATCTGCATTGAAACCGAGGATCAGAGCAAGCACCAAATTTGGAAACAAGCCATTGGCTTCCTGAAATATTCTTAA
- a CDS encoding pentapeptide repeat-containing protein has translation MTSWPPQTANRDIRGQRFDQPSLPADLQGAIAGQRPLQKILLLSLLLLGCALTSALVSVLTTTKGLELVGLGRFGGTFSESLATTAILITWLGVAIYQPWVRALAVVVVGLGLAIALQALLDRLEMIALVDRYFFVATTITVLVCWSLYAMTFELVRWAIATIDILFVRASRVQPLVLGAVMLGAIAGSLIGSSPDPYQIGGIPAATPAETLVARLVGMALTVALPLAAWGANRHRHSPWQHPDRLRDLALVWGAVGGTSFYDLNLDQVNFAGASLANTDLRGRSLYRTCFRQAQRLERARTDNRYLDLDNPKVQALLTHGTSADRDFRGLNLQGINLRRTADFPPADLQEIDFSGANLMGADLRGANLTGSSLAQANLVNADLSEATLTDTCIEDWHLSPSTRFQGVICQRVFLRRSPKGHFLDPQPERGEFQPGEFEVWVAAIQRSVSLSFQEAVNPQALAFALTQTALNYRAPDLFSVQTIHQQEQGSTAQIDIASEKLLQLDKDEVHQELSTQYRAAVQRLESGYELTLQAKDSEIQYVRQLFATQQQTIERLTGQLAERSSPVMIQGAGNQIYMIQNAGGMTVNNSETNITAGGNVDMSSGTQISVGGDLSGSVDMSSGAKVSIGGDVVGSSILSTLSGQVTTSIQQLRGVSVEGSQDLAAVLTTLQQAIDQDTALSEEQKKEALEAVETIAEEGKKPPEQRAAKLCAMAMNALKGVTATVSDVSKLATVLQSSAPVLLALLGL, from the coding sequence GTGACAAGCTGGCCACCTCAGACAGCCAACCGAGATATTCGCGGTCAGCGGTTTGACCAGCCATCGCTACCCGCCGATTTACAGGGGGCGATCGCCGGGCAGCGCCCTCTGCAAAAAATTCTTCTGCTCAGCCTGTTGCTGTTGGGCTGTGCCCTGACCAGCGCCCTGGTGTCGGTACTGACCACCACCAAGGGGCTAGAGTTGGTTGGCCTGGGGCGCTTTGGCGGCACCTTTTCAGAGTCTCTGGCCACAACCGCAATTCTGATCACCTGGCTGGGGGTAGCGATCTATCAACCCTGGGTGAGGGCTTTGGCGGTGGTAGTAGTGGGGCTGGGGCTGGCGATCGCCCTCCAGGCATTGCTCGATCGCCTAGAAATGATTGCCCTGGTCGATCGCTACTTTTTTGTGGCAACGACCATTACTGTGCTGGTCTGCTGGTCGCTCTACGCCATGACCTTTGAGCTGGTGCGCTGGGCGATCGCCACCATCGACATTCTCTTTGTGCGGGCATCGCGGGTGCAGCCGCTGGTGCTGGGGGCGGTAATGCTGGGGGCGATCGCCGGATCGCTCATCGGCAGCAGCCCCGACCCCTACCAGATCGGCGGCATTCCTGCGGCCACCCCCGCCGAGACCCTAGTCGCCCGCCTGGTGGGCATGGCGCTCACGGTGGCGCTGCCCCTGGCGGCCTGGGGGGCCAACCGCCACCGCCATAGCCCCTGGCAACACCCCGATCGCCTGCGCGATTTGGCCCTGGTCTGGGGGGCGGTGGGGGGCACCTCCTTCTACGACCTCAACCTCGACCAGGTCAACTTTGCCGGGGCCAGCCTAGCGAATACTGATTTACGGGGGCGATCGCTCTACCGCACCTGTTTCCGCCAGGCCCAGCGGCTAGAGCGCGCCCGCACCGACAACCGCTACCTCGATCTCGACAACCCCAAGGTACAGGCCCTGCTCACCCACGGCACCAGCGCCGATCGAGACTTTCGCGGGCTGAATTTGCAGGGCATCAACCTGCGCCGCACGGCGGATTTTCCCCCTGCCGACCTGCAAGAAATAGACTTTTCGGGGGCCAACCTGATGGGGGCCGACCTGCGCGGGGCCAACCTGACCGGCAGCAGTTTAGCCCAGGCCAACCTGGTCAATGCCGATCTGAGCGAGGCCACCCTCACCGACACCTGCATCGAAGACTGGCACCTCAGCCCCAGTACCCGTTTTCAGGGAGTAATCTGCCAGCGGGTGTTTCTGCGGCGCAGCCCCAAGGGTCACTTCCTCGACCCCCAGCCCGAGCGGGGCGAATTTCAGCCAGGGGAATTCGAGGTCTGGGTGGCCGCCATTCAGCGCAGCGTCAGCCTCAGTTTCCAGGAGGCCGTCAACCCCCAGGCCCTCGCCTTTGCCCTCACCCAAACCGCCCTCAACTACCGCGCCCCCGATCTGTTTTCCGTACAGACCATTCACCAGCAGGAGCAGGGGTCTACGGCCCAGATCGACATCGCCAGCGAAAAATTGCTCCAGCTCGACAAAGACGAAGTGCATCAAGAACTATCCACTCAGTACCGGGCGGCGGTACAGCGGTTGGAGTCAGGGTATGAACTGACGTTGCAAGCCAAAGACTCCGAAATTCAGTACGTGCGGCAGCTGTTTGCCACCCAGCAGCAGACGATTGAACGGCTGACTGGTCAGCTGGCCGAGCGCAGCAGCCCGGTGATGATCCAGGGTGCAGGCAACCAGATTTACATGATCCAAAACGCAGGAGGCATGACTGTGAACAACAGCGAGACCAACATCACCGCCGGGGGCAACGTGGACATGTCCAGCGGCACCCAGATCAGCGTCGGCGGCGACCTCAGCGGCAGTGTCGATATGTCGAGCGGGGCTAAGGTCAGCATCGGCGGCGATGTCGTGGGCTCCAGCATCCTCAGCACCCTCAGCGGCCAGGTGACCACCAGCATTCAGCAACTGCGCGGCGTCAGCGTCGAGGGCAGTCAAGACCTGGCAGCGGTGCTGACGACTCTCCAGCAAGCCATCGACCAGGACACAGCCCTGTCGGAGGAGCAAAAAAAGGAGGCCCTGGAGGCGGTGGAAACCATTGCTGAAGAGGGCAAAAAGCCGCCGGAGCAGCGGGCCGCCAAACTCTGCGCCATGGCCATGAACGCCCTCAAAGGCGTAACCGCCACAGTTTCTGACGTCAGCAAGCTGGCCACGGTGCTGCAAAGTTCTGCCCCGGTGCTGCTGGCCCTGCTGGGGCTCTGA
- a CDS encoding SLC13 family permease yields the protein MDYDPLHDRQRHNTFLLGKPVHKDVLVVAVALGVAILVGGALRVGLFSLPGQLTWGGWLTLGVTLAAFLLNALTTLPADAIFLAALAILLLTGVLDTATALAGFSNPGMMTVGVLYVVVAGLQQTGGLDIISRAVLGLPKGQTTALLRLMLPVLGMSAFLNNTPIVAMFIPVVSDWCRKLRISPSKLMIPLSYAAIMGGMCTLIGTSTNLVVNGLLVAETDYPGLQLFDLVPVGVPCAIAGTLMLVLAQRWLLPQRKPAITDTDDPREYTVEMVVENHSPLAGKTVEQAGLRHLPGLYLTEIQRAGRLLTAIGPQEMLQEQDQLVFVGMVDSIVDLNQIRGLQPATDQVFKLDTPRTERTLVEAVVSNTCPLVGVTIRQGKFRSRYGAVVLAVGRNGERLSGKIGDIRLQTGDTLLLEANPSFLEERRASRDFYLVSEVPNSDPLRHDRAPVALAILVLMVALATFGWMDMLNAATLAALLIVITGCCSFQQGVRTIDWSVLLVVAAALGLGKALEVTGAAAVLAGGVLSLAGDNPWMALAIVYGVTTLLTEIITNNAAAAVVFPIALSLSQSLGVSFIPFVVALMIAASASFSTPIGYQTNLMVYGPGGYKFTDFMRVGIPFNLAFWLLTVLIAPRVYPF from the coding sequence ATGGACTACGATCCGCTCCACGACAGGCAACGGCACAATACATTTTTGCTCGGCAAGCCAGTGCACAAAGACGTTCTGGTTGTAGCTGTGGCCCTGGGGGTGGCGATCCTGGTCGGTGGTGCCCTCAGGGTAGGGCTGTTCTCCCTGCCAGGGCAGCTAACCTGGGGGGGCTGGCTGACGCTGGGGGTGACGCTGGCCGCGTTTTTGCTCAACGCCCTGACCACTCTGCCGGCGGACGCCATCTTTCTGGCGGCCCTGGCCATTTTGCTGCTGACTGGGGTGCTCGATACCGCGACAGCTCTGGCCGGATTTAGCAACCCCGGGATGATGACCGTCGGCGTGCTGTACGTTGTCGTCGCCGGGCTCCAGCAAACCGGCGGGCTCGATATTATTTCGCGCGCGGTGCTGGGGCTGCCCAAGGGGCAAACCACGGCGCTGCTGCGGCTGATGCTGCCGGTGCTGGGCATGAGTGCCTTTCTCAACAACACGCCAATTGTGGCGATGTTTATTCCGGTGGTCAGCGACTGGTGCCGCAAGCTGCGCATCAGTCCCTCTAAGCTGATGATTCCCCTCAGCTACGCGGCCATTATGGGGGGCATGTGCACGCTGATTGGCACCAGCACCAACCTGGTGGTCAACGGGCTGCTGGTGGCTGAAACCGACTACCCAGGGCTACAGCTATTTGATCTGGTGCCGGTGGGGGTGCCCTGTGCGATCGCCGGTACCCTCATGCTAGTTTTAGCCCAGCGCTGGCTGCTGCCCCAGCGCAAGCCCGCCATTACCGACACCGACGACCCGCGCGAGTACACCGTCGAAATGGTAGTCGAAAACCACAGCCCCCTGGCGGGTAAAACCGTCGAACAGGCCGGCCTGCGCCATCTGCCAGGGCTATACCTGACCGAAATCCAGCGGGCAGGGCGACTGCTGACCGCCATTGGCCCCCAGGAGATGCTGCAAGAGCAAGACCAGCTGGTGTTTGTGGGCATGGTTGACTCCATTGTTGACCTCAACCAGATTCGAGGCTTGCAGCCCGCCACCGACCAGGTCTTCAAGCTCGATACCCCTCGCACCGAGCGCACCCTGGTCGAAGCGGTGGTGTCGAACACCTGTCCGCTGGTGGGCGTCACCATTCGCCAGGGCAAGTTTCGCAGCCGCTACGGGGCAGTGGTGCTAGCGGTGGGCCGCAACGGCGAGCGCCTGTCGGGCAAAATTGGCGACATTCGGCTGCAGACGGGCGACACTCTGCTGCTAGAAGCCAATCCCTCATTTCTAGAAGAACGGCGGGCCTCCCGCGATTTTTACCTGGTCAGTGAGGTGCCCAACTCCGACCCGCTGCGCCACGATCGCGCCCCCGTTGCCTTGGCCATTTTGGTGCTGATGGTGGCCCTGGCTACCTTCGGCTGGATGGACATGCTCAACGCCGCCACCCTGGCCGCGCTGCTGATTGTGATCACTGGCTGCTGCTCGTTTCAGCAGGGGGTGCGCACCATCGACTGGTCGGTGCTGCTGGTGGTGGCTGCCGCCCTGGGCCTGGGCAAAGCCCTGGAGGTCACCGGGGCCGCCGCCGTCTTGGCGGGGGGCGTGCTCAGCCTGGCCGGAGACAATCCCTGGATGGCCCTGGCCATTGTCTACGGGGTGACCACTCTCCTCACCGAGATCATTACCAACAACGCGGCGGCGGCGGTGGTATTTCCCATCGCCCTATCGCTGTCGCAGAGTTTGGGGGTGAGCTTTATTCCCTTTGTGGTTGCCCTCATGATTGCCGCCTCTGCCAGCTTTAGCACCCCCATTGGCTACCAGACCAACCTTATGGTCTACGGCCCCGGCGGCTACAAATTTACCGACTTTATGCGAGTCGGCATTCCCTTCAACCTGGCCTTTTGGCTGCTGACGGTGCTGATTGCGCCGCGGGTATACCCCTTCTAG
- a CDS encoding tetratricopeptide repeat protein: MANLLNEVDALLNEGETDAALRLALQVYQSAPEDALANYYCAMIYDINSQEREAAPHYERALAHGLAGKERRQALLGLGSTYRVLGQHQKSVVILRQGLTEYDDGREFEVFLALTLYCLGDYAQAMELLLRNLAETTQDAQLQDYGQALLYYAKNLDWPAPHPGD, encoded by the coding sequence ATGGCAAATCTCCTAAATGAGGTCGATGCGCTGCTGAATGAGGGTGAGACCGATGCGGCCCTGCGGCTAGCCCTTCAGGTTTACCAGAGCGCACCTGAGGATGCTCTGGCCAACTATTACTGCGCGATGATCTACGACATCAACAGCCAGGAGCGCGAGGCTGCTCCCCACTACGAGCGCGCCCTAGCCCACGGCCTAGCCGGAAAAGAACGCCGTCAGGCGCTGCTGGGGCTGGGTAGCACCTACCGGGTGCTGGGACAGCATCAAAAATCCGTCGTCATACTCCGCCAGGGCCTGACGGAGTATGACGACGGGCGTGAGTTCGAGGTCTTTCTGGCCCTGACGCTGTACTGCCTGGGCGACTATGCCCAGGCGATGGAACTGCTGCTCCGCAACCTGGCCGAGACTACACAGGATGCTCAGCTTCAAGACTACGGCCAGGCCCTGCTGTACTATGCCAAAAACTTGGATTGGCCAGCCCCTCACCCCGGCGATTAA